One Alkalicoccus halolimnae DNA segment encodes these proteins:
- a CDS encoding helix-turn-helix domain-containing protein, translating to MIGENINRIRKERGITLTVLAEKAMISKSNLSNIERNINKNPSIKVLEKLAEVLNTDIITLLGIQDNNSEQYEIFINKLNDLNVTKEDLQEYEKVIEFIEWQKREI from the coding sequence ATGATTGGAGAAAATATTAACCGCATACGAAAAGAAAGAGGAATTACTTTAACAGTACTGGCAGAGAAAGCCATGATTTCCAAGTCAAACTTAAGCAATATTGAGCGAAACATTAATAAAAATCCGTCAATAAAAGTGCTGGAAAAACTGGCTGAAGTTTTGAATACAGATATAATCACTCTGCTTGGTATACAAGATAACAATTCAGAACAATACGAAATTTTTATTAATAAACTTAACGATTTAAATGTAACGAAAGAAGATCTGCAGGAATATGAAAAAGTCATAGAATTTATTGAATGGCAAAAGAGAGAAATTTAG
- a CDS encoding DMT family transporter → MRLIVRGSIFMVMVVMFYAGNILVGKAINDLPPFTIAFFRILLAFFILLPIAYSSAWKNRHLFWKWKKPFFWMTLSGVTFFNTFIYGSLQFTTATNVAVLETVIPVVTIVLAAYLLKEKLGRRQWIGTALSLTGAVWVVLDGRILALAEINWNPGDIIMVGAIICWSAYSLLVKSYMHLFPPLAALLVMNAVSIIVFLPFVGGEWLLLGVPDISNADAWIGLAYLGIFPSVIALLLFNRAVHLLGASRSSVFLNLLPVFTMAGAAFWLGEAITWRQIAGAVIVMSGVYLTTKVKTETKRI, encoded by the coding sequence GTGAGGCTTATCGTCCGCGGCTCGATATTTATGGTAATGGTCGTGATGTTTTATGCCGGTAATATCCTCGTAGGAAAGGCCATTAATGACCTGCCTCCTTTTACAATTGCCTTTTTCAGAATTTTATTGGCATTTTTTATTCTGCTTCCAATTGCTTACTCGAGCGCCTGGAAGAACCGCCATCTTTTCTGGAAATGGAAAAAACCATTTTTCTGGATGACACTGAGCGGCGTTACGTTTTTCAATACATTCATCTATGGTTCGCTTCAATTTACTACAGCGACGAACGTAGCGGTTTTGGAAACGGTCATTCCGGTTGTAACCATAGTACTTGCAGCTTATTTGTTAAAAGAAAAGCTGGGAAGACGTCAGTGGATTGGAACTGCCCTGTCACTGACAGGAGCGGTGTGGGTTGTTCTTGATGGAAGAATCCTGGCTCTTGCAGAGATAAATTGGAATCCGGGAGATATAATTATGGTGGGGGCAATTATTTGCTGGTCTGCTTATTCCCTTCTTGTAAAAAGCTATATGCATCTTTTTCCGCCTCTGGCTGCACTGCTCGTCATGAATGCTGTCTCCATTATTGTGTTTCTACCTTTTGTAGGAGGAGAATGGCTGCTCCTCGGGGTGCCGGATATTTCTAATGCTGACGCGTGGATCGGCCTTGCCTATCTTGGTATTTTTCCTTCCGTTATTGCGCTTCTGCTTTTTAACAGAGCGGTCCATCTGCTGGGGGCCTCCAGATCTTCCGTCTTTTTAAACCTTCTTCCTGTCTTTACTATGGCTGGAGCAGCGTTCTGGCTGGGAGAAGCAATTACATGGAGACAGATTGCTGGAGCTGTCATCGTTATGAGCGGGGTATATTTAACAACAAAGGTAAAGACAGAGACAAAAAGAATTTGA
- a CDS encoding aldo/keto reductase — MKKIKLGTSPLYTGEIGLGCMRMNDLDLNEAEGVVKNALNLGVDLFDHADIYGKGKSEEIFGKAVDLKSSIRDKMILQSKCGIREGYFDFSKKHIISSVEESLKRLGSENLDVLLLHRPDALMEPEEVAAAFTELKKSGKVKYFGVSNQHPQQIELLQSVYDEDLIINQLQLSLMHTPMLDHGFNVNMKNDAAINRDGGVYEYSRMKNMTIQAWSPFQHGMIEGAFIGNKNFPEVNAKLDEIAEKKNVTSGAAAIAWLLKLPAGIQPVVGTMKQKRLQDIAEASNIEITRAEWYELYRAAGNKLP, encoded by the coding sequence ATGAAAAAAATTAAACTTGGTACAAGCCCGCTCTATACAGGAGAAATTGGGCTGGGGTGTATGAGAATGAACGATCTGGATCTTAATGAAGCTGAAGGGGTTGTAAAAAATGCTCTGAATCTTGGAGTAGATTTATTTGATCATGCCGATATATATGGAAAAGGCAAGTCAGAAGAAATATTCGGAAAGGCTGTCGACTTAAAAAGCTCCATAAGAGATAAAATGATTCTGCAGTCAAAATGCGGCATACGAGAGGGTTACTTTGACTTTTCCAAAAAACACATCATATCTTCTGTAGAAGAGAGTTTGAAACGTCTGGGATCAGAAAATCTCGATGTACTTCTCCTGCATCGTCCTGATGCTTTAATGGAGCCTGAAGAAGTGGCTGCAGCATTTACTGAACTGAAAAAAAGCGGTAAAGTGAAATATTTTGGCGTCAGCAACCAGCATCCTCAGCAAATAGAACTGCTTCAATCAGTATATGATGAAGATTTAATTATTAATCAGCTTCAGCTGAGTTTAATGCATACTCCGATGCTTGATCATGGATTCAACGTAAATATGAAAAATGATGCAGCTATAAACCGGGATGGTGGAGTGTATGAGTATTCACGAATGAAAAACATGACTATTCAGGCCTGGTCCCCATTTCAGCATGGAATGATAGAAGGGGCTTTTATAGGAAATAAAAACTTTCCCGAAGTGAACGCCAAACTCGATGAAATTGCTGAAAAGAAGAACGTAACTTCCGGGGCGGCGGCAATTGCCTGGCTTCTGAAACTGCCGGCAGGGATACAGCCTGTCGTCGGCACGATGAAGCAAAAGAGGCTGCAGGATATAGCGGAAGCTTCCAATATAGAAATAACACGCGCAGAGTGGTATGAACTGTACCGGGCTGCCGGAAATAAGCTTCCCTAA
- a CDS encoding cold-shock protein yields the protein MTQGTVKWFNAEKGFGFIEVEGQDDVFVHFSAIQEEGFKTLEEGQSVSFEIEQGQRGPQAANVTKA from the coding sequence ATGACTCAAGGTACAGTAAAATGGTTTAACGCAGAAAAAGGTTTCGGTTTCATCGAGGTAGAAGGACAGGACGACGTATTCGTACACTTCTCCGCGATTCAGGAAGAAGGATTTAAGACACTTGAAGAAGGTCAATCCGTTAGCTTCGAAATCGAGCAGGGACAGCGTGGACCACAAGCTGCCAACGTAACTAAGGCGTAA
- a CDS encoding polysaccharide biosynthesis protein, with the protein MTYRKRFGLFAVIDSIIIIAAFSASFIIVDVQGILFNNVFWVSASIILISYQMSTIFFRMNRKAWEYASIGELKNIVKTLTAAIVLNGAIQLIIFSYVQYRVLFVTWVLMILGIGGARFYWRFKKDKEFKQIKDKKKTMIVGAGSAGMMLARQLLQNRECDLKPVVFVDDDPHKKGLDILSLPVTGGTSSIPVIARLYNIERIVITIPSLEREKLQQIYMSCLKTNIKTQVLPMIEDLVTGKLSVSQLQDVSPEDLLGREQVKLNDEDIQGGIAGKVILVTGAGGSIGSELCRQIIKYKPATLILVGHGENSIYHISMELHKEKVETELITVIADIQDRDRMHEVVIKHRPNQIYHAAAHKHVPLMEDNPHEAVKNNTLGSLNVAEAADAANVETFVMVSTDKAVNPTSVMGASKRLAEMLIYHMNQRSSTIFTVVRFGNVLGSNGSVIPLFKKQIEEGGPVTVTHPEMIRYFMTIPEASRLVLQAGALARGGETFVLDMGNPVKIVDLAKNLIHLSGYTEDEIPIRFTGMRAGEKLYEELLNSEEVHEEQVFPKIYLGKAIALPLVEIEHLLQQFNNQENNELRDIMLNLTNRKIISNERMPIA; encoded by the coding sequence ATGACTTACAGAAAGCGTTTCGGTTTGTTTGCTGTCATCGATTCAATTATTATTATCGCCGCATTTTCAGCGAGTTTCATCATCGTAGACGTTCAGGGAATCCTGTTTAATAATGTGTTCTGGGTCTCAGCCTCTATTATTCTTATAAGTTATCAAATGAGTACAATTTTCTTCAGAATGAATAGAAAAGCGTGGGAATATGCGAGTATAGGGGAATTAAAAAATATTGTTAAAACACTCACTGCTGCAATTGTACTAAACGGGGCCATTCAATTAATTATATTTTCATATGTGCAGTACAGGGTACTTTTTGTAACCTGGGTATTAATGATACTTGGAATAGGCGGCGCAAGATTTTACTGGAGGTTCAAAAAAGATAAAGAATTCAAACAGATTAAGGACAAAAAGAAAACAATGATAGTAGGTGCAGGTTCGGCTGGAATGATGCTTGCAAGACAACTTCTTCAAAATAGAGAGTGTGATCTTAAGCCGGTAGTTTTCGTAGACGATGATCCGCATAAAAAAGGACTGGATATACTATCACTGCCGGTAACTGGAGGCACATCCAGCATTCCGGTGATCGCCAGGCTGTACAATATTGAACGGATCGTTATCACAATTCCTTCTCTGGAAAGAGAAAAACTGCAGCAGATCTATATGTCCTGTTTAAAAACTAATATAAAAACTCAGGTTCTTCCTATGATAGAAGATCTGGTAACAGGTAAATTATCCGTCAGTCAGCTGCAGGATGTTTCACCTGAAGACCTGCTAGGCAGGGAGCAGGTGAAATTAAACGATGAAGACATTCAAGGAGGAATTGCCGGTAAAGTAATTTTAGTTACCGGAGCAGGGGGCTCGATAGGTTCTGAACTGTGCAGGCAGATTATAAAATATAAACCTGCGACTCTCATATTAGTGGGTCATGGAGAAAACAGTATATATCATATTTCCATGGAGCTTCACAAAGAAAAAGTGGAAACGGAACTCATTACAGTAATTGCAGATATCCAGGATAGGGATCGTATGCATGAAGTAGTAATTAAACATAGACCGAATCAAATATATCACGCGGCAGCTCATAAACATGTGCCGTTGATGGAAGATAATCCTCACGAAGCTGTAAAGAACAATACACTGGGGTCCTTGAACGTAGCTGAAGCGGCCGATGCTGCAAATGTAGAAACATTTGTAATGGTTTCTACTGATAAAGCAGTTAATCCGACAAGCGTTATGGGTGCATCGAAAAGACTTGCTGAAATGCTGATTTATCATATGAATCAAAGAAGCTCCACTATATTTACCGTTGTTCGGTTTGGAAACGTTCTGGGCAGCAATGGAAGTGTCATTCCTTTATTTAAGAAACAAATTGAAGAAGGGGGTCCCGTCACTGTAACTCATCCGGAAATGATTCGGTATTTTATGACTATTCCTGAAGCATCAAGACTCGTTCTTCAGGCGGGAGCTCTTGCAAGAGGGGGAGAAACATTTGTACTAGATATGGGGAACCCTGTAAAAATAGTTGATCTTGCGAAAAATTTAATTCATTTGAGCGGATATACGGAGGATGAAATACCAATTCGTTTTACTGGGATGCGTGCCGGAGAAAAGTTGTATGAAGAGCTTCTTAATTCCGAAGAAGTTCATGAAGAGCAGGTTTTCCCAAAAATTTATTTAGGAAAAGCAATTGCTCTTCCTTTGGTGGAAATTGAACATCTTCTTCAGCAGTTTAATAACCAGGAAAACAATGAGCTCCGCGACATCATGCTGAATTTAACGAATCGAAAAATCATTTCAAATGAAAGAATGCCAATAGCTTAA
- a CDS encoding aminotransferase class I/II-fold pyridoxal phosphate-dependent enzyme, whose translation MNKLNSKKIFLSPPHMTGKEEQFISEAFDTNWIAPVGPHIEGFEKEMALYLKAPGTVALSSGTAAIHLALDILGVTKGDVVFCSTLTFVASANPILYQEAEPVFIDSDPISWNMSPQALKRAFVQAEKDKKLPKAVIIVHLYGQSARMEELMEICKSYQVPVIEDAAESLGAGYKGIPTGTIGDFGIYSFNGNKMITTAGGGMLTAKKKSHLEKAKFLAQQAKDQADYYQHSVKGYNYRMSNILAGIGRAQLLALDERVEQKRFIYKRYEEALSTKGIEFMPEYEGSYSCRWLTVCTLPMDNNPQDVINNLQSHNIEARRVWKPLHLQPLFQNHNFYAHIPGNSTAEMLFDRGICLPSGTSLSGEEHRFVIETVKASLYEKSAQGAILSNL comes from the coding sequence TTGAACAAATTGAATTCAAAAAAAATTTTTCTTTCACCGCCACACATGACTGGAAAGGAAGAGCAGTTTATATCAGAAGCTTTTGATACTAACTGGATCGCTCCAGTGGGCCCGCACATTGAAGGATTCGAAAAAGAAATGGCGCTTTATTTGAAAGCACCGGGAACGGTGGCGCTTTCATCAGGAACTGCTGCGATTCATCTGGCATTGGATATTTTGGGAGTAACAAAAGGAGATGTAGTATTCTGTTCTACCCTTACTTTCGTAGCAAGTGCGAATCCGATCTTATATCAGGAAGCTGAGCCAGTATTTATCGATTCAGATCCTATATCCTGGAATATGTCTCCGCAGGCTTTAAAAAGAGCTTTTGTACAAGCTGAAAAAGATAAAAAACTTCCGAAAGCCGTAATAATCGTTCATCTATACGGCCAGAGTGCCAGAATGGAAGAACTAATGGAAATATGTAAAAGCTATCAAGTTCCTGTAATTGAAGATGCAGCTGAATCTCTCGGGGCTGGATACAAAGGTATTCCAACAGGAACGATTGGAGATTTTGGAATTTATTCTTTTAATGGAAATAAGATGATAACCACGGCCGGAGGCGGTATGCTTACGGCAAAAAAGAAGAGTCATCTCGAAAAAGCCAAATTTTTAGCTCAGCAGGCTAAAGATCAGGCTGATTACTACCAGCATAGTGTTAAAGGCTATAATTACCGAATGAGTAATATACTTGCAGGCATAGGAAGAGCCCAGCTTCTGGCTCTGGATGAGCGGGTGGAGCAAAAACGTTTTATTTATAAACGCTATGAAGAAGCTTTGAGTACAAAAGGCATAGAATTTATGCCTGAGTATGAAGGGTCTTACTCCTGCCGGTGGCTTACCGTTTGTACACTGCCAATGGACAATAATCCCCAGGACGTCATTAATAATCTGCAGAGTCACAATATTGAAGCAAGAAGAGTATGGAAGCCGCTTCATCTTCAGCCGTTGTTTCAAAATCACAATTTTTATGCTCATATTCCAGGAAACAGTACGGCTGAAATGCTGTTTGATCGTGGCATATGCCTGCCATCCGGCACAAGTTTATCAGGCGAAGAGCATCGGTTCGTAATAGAAACGGTGAAAGCCAGCCTTTATGAAAAATCTGCCCAGGGGGCGATACTGTCTAATCTATAG
- a CDS encoding DNA polymerase IV has translation MTKTIFLLDMQSFFASVEQQKHGLSSSCPLVVSGDPSRPSGVILAACPLAKKAGVKNGERLREARLKCPHLTVVPPHMQDYLNYSVKITKLLESITDLVEPYSIDEQFMDVTGSSLLFGSAEETAHYAQQLITSTLGLRSRIGIGENKVLAKMACDIFAKKNESGIYTLSSSQVSSELWPLPIEKLFRAGGKMSHHLRMRGIQTIGDFANMKAETVRRLWGVHGQVLWMNARGVDYSPVSTETLQGRKAIGSGMTLPYEYVQIRDIHTVLLELCEEVCRRARKASLSGQTVSLGISSPRGGFHRQRTRQQATNVTMEMFDTVMGIFYEYWERIPVRRIHVSLSSLYADEYLQLNLFEEEKKQSSRHQLGFTMDALNDKYGTSSVIRASSLLDKAQAKERAARIGGHYK, from the coding sequence ATGACAAAGACAATTTTTCTGCTGGATATGCAGTCTTTTTTTGCTTCTGTAGAACAACAGAAACACGGGCTTTCTTCTTCCTGTCCTCTTGTCGTCTCCGGAGATCCTTCCCGTCCGTCCGGAGTCATTCTGGCAGCCTGTCCGCTGGCTAAAAAAGCGGGAGTAAAAAACGGGGAGCGCCTGCGGGAAGCACGATTAAAATGCCCACATCTTACTGTTGTCCCTCCCCATATGCAGGATTATCTCAACTATTCAGTAAAAATTACAAAACTCCTGGAAAGTATTACAGATTTAGTGGAGCCATACAGCATCGACGAACAATTTATGGATGTGACAGGATCCAGCCTGCTTTTCGGGTCCGCTGAAGAAACAGCTCATTACGCCCAGCAGCTTATTACATCGACACTTGGTCTTCGTTCCCGCATTGGCATAGGCGAAAATAAAGTGCTCGCAAAAATGGCATGTGATATTTTTGCCAAAAAAAATGAATCCGGTATTTATACGTTATCCTCCTCCCAAGTTTCTTCTGAGCTTTGGCCGCTTCCAATTGAAAAGCTTTTCCGCGCAGGAGGGAAAATGAGTCATCACCTGCGGATGCGGGGCATCCAGACCATTGGAGACTTCGCCAATATGAAAGCGGAAACGGTCCGGCGTCTGTGGGGAGTGCATGGACAGGTCCTGTGGATGAATGCCCGTGGAGTTGATTATTCTCCAGTGTCTACAGAAACGCTTCAAGGACGAAAAGCAATCGGGAGCGGCATGACTCTTCCCTATGAATATGTGCAGATCCGGGATATTCATACTGTGCTTCTGGAGCTTTGTGAAGAAGTCTGCAGGAGGGCCAGAAAAGCTTCTCTGAGCGGCCAGACTGTTTCTTTAGGTATAAGCAGCCCAAGAGGAGGATTTCACCGCCAGAGGACCCGTCAGCAGGCGACGAATGTTACAATGGAAATGTTTGATACCGTTATGGGAATTTTTTATGAGTACTGGGAGCGGATTCCCGTACGAAGGATCCACGTTTCGCTTTCTTCTCTTTATGCAGATGAATACCTGCAGCTCAATTTATTTGAGGAGGAAAAAAAGCAGAGCAGTCGTCATCAGCTTGGTTTTACGATGGATGCATTAAATGATAAGTATGGCACATCCTCCGTTATCCGCGCCTCCTCTCTGCTGGATAAAGCGCAGGCAAAAGAGCGCGCAGCACGGATAGGCGGACACTATAAATAA
- a CDS encoding cold-shock protein — MTQGTVKWFNAEKGFGFIEVEGQDDVFVHFSAIQEEGFKTLEEGQSVNFEIEQGQRGPQAANVTKA, encoded by the coding sequence ATGACACAAGGTACAGTAAAATGGTTTAACGCAGAAAAAGGTTTCGGTTTCATCGAGGTAGAAGGACAGGACGACGTATTCGTACACTTCTCCGCGATTCAGGAAGAAGGATTTAAGACACTTGAAGAAGGTCAATCCGTTAACTTCGAAATCGAGCAGGGACAGCGTGGCCCACAAGCTGCTAACGTAACTAAGGCGTAA
- a CDS encoding acetamidase/formamidase family protein gives MTVHTIPLQSKNLRGSFSGSYAPVISVRSGDTLQITTPDIQWGYSKNKGAAYETYTPAEEEAEPKHPVIGPIYIEGAEPGMTVEIHLERITPGWYGRNWGGGAANWQNDAMQLSGSTPAQLDWVLDREKKEAAAVISGKMTTIPIRPFLGVIGLQPRGHDVYPTPPPYYTGGNIDCKELVENTRLYLPVEADGAGLYVGDGHAAQGDGEVSGTAIECPMDEVKLTVTLHKEMDITQPYAETPDSLITFGFDTDLNIAAANALRDLVRRTASLYEIKQEEAAALASAAADLRISQVVNGVKGVHGILPFHSIQRNT, from the coding sequence ATGACGGTACATACTATCCCTCTTCAATCAAAAAATCTGCGGGGCTCCTTCAGCGGCAGCTATGCTCCTGTAATTTCTGTCCGCTCTGGAGACACACTGCAGATTACAACACCCGACATTCAATGGGGATACAGCAAAAATAAAGGGGCCGCCTATGAAACGTATACGCCAGCTGAAGAAGAAGCAGAGCCAAAACATCCGGTGATCGGCCCGATTTATATCGAAGGAGCAGAACCCGGAATGACTGTGGAAATACACCTCGAACGTATCACTCCCGGCTGGTACGGCCGCAACTGGGGCGGTGGTGCAGCGAACTGGCAGAACGATGCAATGCAGCTGAGCGGATCCACACCAGCACAGCTCGACTGGGTACTGGACCGCGAAAAGAAAGAAGCTGCAGCAGTAATCTCCGGAAAAATGACCACCATCCCTATCCGGCCGTTTCTTGGGGTGATCGGGCTCCAGCCAAGAGGCCATGATGTTTATCCTACTCCTCCTCCCTACTACACAGGGGGAAATATTGACTGTAAAGAACTGGTCGAGAACACCCGGTTATATCTGCCGGTGGAAGCGGACGGAGCCGGCCTCTATGTGGGCGATGGTCACGCTGCCCAGGGAGATGGCGAAGTAAGCGGCACGGCGATCGAGTGTCCTATGGATGAGGTGAAATTAACCGTCACTCTACATAAAGAAATGGACATAACCCAGCCCTATGCAGAAACACCGGATAGTCTGATTACGTTTGGATTTGATACAGATCTGAATATTGCGGCCGCAAATGCTCTGCGCGATTTAGTCAGAAGAACAGCTTCCCTCTATGAAATAAAACAAGAGGAGGCTGCAGCCCTGGCCAGCGCTGCAGCAGATTTGCGTATTTCGCAGGTAGTTAATGGAGTAAAAGGGGTCCATGGAATTCTGCCTTTCCATTCAATCCAGAGAAATACCTGA
- a CDS encoding sensor domain-containing protein — MSIKKNKYLNEQQIFFDALDEQAAVIDRSGIITSVNKSWETFLKENGGLPESGGPGTNYFDVLKKSEDGEELLKLLHQAFEKKINIVRHAYPCHSPEKNQWYEMVCTVFDSGEDLMLIRHVDITKLVEYEMQVADVLRNMNDGFYAVNRDWVFTYVNSHALKLLFAEKEELIGQVMWEKYPQLIGSEFEKAYRKGMETREEIEVEGYVETQRTWFRVHMYPREDGGAAFYIQNINKYKAQEKKLYEAAYLDQLTNLPNRKHLMHIVNERVNRADNTRDFFTILIIDIDQFKDINNIYGHQTGDWILKEMAERILKSVKTEYGAARVSGDEFAVIFEGSPEEPNYTTFSNKLLQDLTRPIYLANGIEYLPFVSAGGSCYPQHADSAEELLRKADTALYEAKKQPDKTIKLFQEEMQEKLLRKSALINAFPAALENGEIYFVYQPQVQTETKEIVCVEVLSRWMKAGEGFVAPSEFITLIEENGYVEKLTRCMIEEVLGKVRNWIDRDLYKGRVSINISTQLLHNEKFIQYFIDKLRYFAIPIETIEIELTESEDLLKEKKVDQSLKILRKEGVRVAIDDFGTGYSNFDYLCEFKLNKIKLDKSFIKKIGMETRYERIVEGLILLTKTLGYEVTAEGVETEEQYQFLKAKECDSLQGYYFHRPLSEENWLVCLASKTRI; from the coding sequence TTGTCTATAAAAAAGAACAAGTATTTGAACGAGCAGCAAATATTCTTTGACGCGCTCGATGAGCAGGCGGCTGTTATCGACCGCAGCGGAATAATTACATCGGTAAATAAGTCATGGGAAACGTTTTTGAAAGAGAATGGCGGATTGCCTGAAAGCGGCGGCCCAGGAACAAATTATTTCGACGTATTGAAAAAAAGTGAAGATGGGGAAGAACTTCTGAAACTGCTGCATCAAGCATTTGAGAAAAAAATTAACATTGTCAGACATGCATACCCATGTCACAGCCCGGAAAAAAATCAATGGTATGAGATGGTATGTACAGTTTTTGACTCTGGAGAAGATTTGATGCTTATCCGTCATGTGGATATTACGAAGCTGGTTGAATATGAAATGCAGGTGGCAGATGTACTTAGAAATATGAATGACGGATTTTATGCTGTTAACCGCGACTGGGTTTTCACCTATGTAAATAGTCACGCTCTTAAGCTGCTTTTTGCAGAGAAAGAAGAACTGATCGGGCAGGTAATGTGGGAAAAATACCCTCAGCTTATAGGCAGCGAATTTGAAAAAGCTTATAGAAAAGGAATGGAGACCAGGGAAGAAATAGAAGTGGAAGGATATGTTGAAACCCAACGCACATGGTTTCGGGTCCATATGTATCCAAGAGAGGATGGAGGGGCTGCTTTTTACATCCAGAATATTAACAAGTATAAAGCCCAGGAAAAGAAACTTTATGAAGCAGCTTATTTAGATCAGTTAACCAACCTTCCCAATCGGAAACATTTAATGCATATCGTTAATGAACGTGTAAACAGGGCTGATAATACGAGAGATTTTTTCACTATATTGATCATAGATATTGACCAGTTTAAAGATATAAACAATATCTATGGACATCAAACTGGTGACTGGATCCTTAAAGAAATGGCTGAGAGAATATTAAAAAGTGTAAAAACTGAATACGGAGCAGCAAGAGTAAGCGGAGATGAATTTGCAGTCATTTTTGAAGGGAGTCCAGAAGAGCCGAATTATACAACCTTTTCCAATAAACTGCTTCAGGATTTAACCCGGCCTATCTATCTGGCGAATGGAATTGAGTACCTGCCTTTCGTAAGTGCAGGAGGAAGCTGTTACCCACAGCATGCGGACTCCGCGGAGGAACTTCTGCGTAAAGCCGACACAGCGCTTTATGAGGCAAAAAAGCAGCCGGATAAAACGATTAAGTTGTTTCAGGAAGAAATGCAGGAGAAACTTTTGCGGAAATCTGCATTAATAAATGCTTTTCCCGCTGCTCTGGAAAACGGAGAAATTTATTTTGTTTATCAGCCGCAGGTACAAACTGAAACAAAAGAAATTGTCTGTGTAGAAGTTCTTTCCAGATGGATGAAGGCGGGGGAAGGGTTTGTAGCACCTTCGGAATTCATAACTTTAATTGAAGAGAATGGCTACGTGGAGAAGCTTACACGTTGTATGATTGAGGAAGTGCTTGGAAAGGTACGAAACTGGATAGACAGAGACTTGTACAAAGGAAGAGTTTCCATAAATATATCGACACAGCTGCTGCACAATGAAAAATTCATTCAGTATTTTATTGATAAGCTTCGATATTTTGCTATTCCGATAGAAACGATTGAAATAGAATTAACAGAAAGTGAAGATCTTTTGAAAGAGAAAAAGGTCGATCAGAGCCTTAAAATCCTTCGGAAGGAAGGAGTGAGGGTGGCTATTGACGACTTCGGAACCGGCTACTCTAATTTTGATTACCTTTGTGAATTCAAGCTGAATAAAATTAAATTGGATAAATCATTTATTAAAAAAATTGGTATGGAAACCAGATACGAGCGTATTGTAGAGGGGCTGATCCTTCTTACGAAAACGTTAGGCTATGAAGTTACAGCGGAAGGCGTAGAGACAGAGGAACAGTATCAGTTTTTGAAGGCTAAAGAATGCGATTCTTTACAGGGGTATTATTTTCACAGGCCGCTGTCCGAAGAAAATTGGCTTGTCTGTCTTGCTTCAAAAACCAGGATTTAA